A genomic window from Periweissella cryptocerci includes:
- the gatC gene encoding Asp-tRNA(Asn)/Glu-tRNA(Gln) amidotransferase subunit GatC, whose protein sequence is MENTELTREDVRHVAGLAMLEFNDEQLDTFTTQLDNIMTLIDTLEEVDTEGVPATFTVTENTNVLREDVAVNANQAEALLANAPEEENGLIKVPAILDESEGVN, encoded by the coding sequence ATGGAAAACACTGAATTGACTCGCGAAGACGTCCGCCACGTGGCTGGCTTAGCGATGTTAGAGTTTAACGATGAACAATTAGATACATTTACAACACAATTAGATAACATTATGACTTTGATCGATACGCTCGAAGAAGTTGATACAGAAGGTGTACCAGCAACCTTTACTGTTACTGAAAACACGAATGTTTTACGTGAAGACGTAGCGGTGAACGCTAACCAAGCCGAGGCATTATTGGCAAACGCACCTGAAGAAGAAAACGGCTTAATCAAGGTGCCGGCAATTCTTGACGAAAGTGAAGGTGTTAATTAA
- a CDS encoding cysteine hydrolase family protein, with translation MEINYDKTLLVVIDMQTVTMKLAKKFAVHDAQAVLANNNRLIEASNGQMSVALLHGLPKFVPGSLAKRLTELATDLQLRQADNVASFTKHQPSAYTSAEFRAYLQVHEIETIILTGISTDDGVLKTAREMQSAGYHIITVTDATTTTNLKKYQTALTELMQIGKVTTTSELIKALVVAK, from the coding sequence ATGGAAATTAATTATGATAAAACGCTGCTGGTAGTTATTGATATGCAAACAGTGACCATGAAATTAGCGAAAAAATTTGCAGTACATGACGCGCAAGCTGTTTTGGCTAATAATAATCGATTAATCGAAGCTAGTAATGGGCAGATGTCGGTAGCACTTTTACATGGATTGCCTAAATTTGTACCGGGAAGTTTGGCTAAGCGACTTACTGAATTAGCAACAGACTTGCAACTTCGGCAAGCGGATAATGTTGCAAGTTTTACGAAACATCAGCCATCCGCATATACGTCTGCAGAGTTTCGCGCGTATTTACAAGTACACGAGATTGAAACAATAATATTAACGGGAATTAGTACCGATGATGGCGTGTTGAAGACTGCACGAGAAATGCAATCTGCTGGCTATCACATCATTACGGTAACAGATGCAACAACCACGACTAATCTTAAAAAGTATCAAACTGCCTTAACAGAGCTGATGCAGATTGGCAAGGTTACAACCACTAGTGAGCTGATAAAGGCATTGGTAGTGGCCAAATGA
- a CDS encoding HU family DNA-binding protein, with protein MYRLSRSSHMANKQDLIDQVASATGLTKKDSSAAVDAVFNSIQDSLAKGEKVQLIGFGNFEVRERAARKGRNPQTGAEIEIAASVVPAFKPGKALKDAVK; from the coding sequence ATATATAGATTATCGAGGAGTTCACACATGGCTAACAAGCAAGATCTTATCGACCAAGTTGCATCTGCTACTGGTTTAACTAAAAAGGATTCATCAGCTGCTGTTGACGCAGTTTTCAACTCAATCCAAGATTCATTGGCAAAGGGTGAAAAAGTTCAATTGATCGGCTTTGGTAACTTTGAAGTTCGTGAACGCGCTGCTCGTAAGGGTCGCAACCCACAAACTGGTGCCGAAATCGAAATTGCTGCTTCAGTTGTTCCTGCATTCAAGCCTGGTAAGGCATTGAAGGACGCTGTTAAGTAA